GCGTTAATCTGTGCTTTTAAGGAGAAATACGATGTGCTTGTCGTTGCTCCCGAAACCGAACAGAGCGGAAAAAGCCACTCGTTTACTTTCGGCTCTCCTCTTAATTACAGAAAAATTGAGCGCGCCGACGACGTGCCGTGCTTTTCTGTAGATGGTTCGCCGTCGGATTGCGTTAAAGTGGCATTTGCGCACCTTATGCCGCAAAAGCCCGATTTTGTAATTTCGGGGATAAATGCGGGTGAAAATATCGGAATAGCCAATTTTTATTCGGGGACTTGCGCGGTGGCGCGTGAAGCGGGCTTTTGGCGTGTCCCCGCGGTTGCATTTTCGCTTCATTCGGGTCAAAAAGAAAATATGGCGCAATACGGAAATCTTTCTCTCGAAGTTTTTGAAAAACTGCGTGAAGCGGGCTTTTTGGACAAAGCCGGTAAAACAATTTACAACGTAAATTTTCCCGATACTCCCGTAAATGAGGTTAAGGGAATGAAAATCGTTCGTCAAAGTCTGGCGTACTACAAGGACACATACATTCTCGAAGACGGCGAAGTGGGTGGAAAAATCCGCCTC
This Chitinivibrionia bacterium DNA region includes the following protein-coding sequences:
- the surE gene encoding 5'/3'-nucleotidase SurE, which codes for MKKPTMLISNDDGYFASGIEALICAFKEKYDVLVVAPETEQSGKSHSFTFGSPLNYRKIERADDVPCFSVDGSPSDCVKVAFAHLMPQKPDFVISGINAGENIGIANFYSGTCAVAREAGFWRVPAVAFSLHSGQKENMAQYGNLSLEVFEKLREAGFLDKAGKTIYNVNFPDTPVNEVKGMKIVRQSLAYYKDTYILEDGEVGGKIRLRANEDGMAERENCHETYDIAANFAGYSTITPLLLDATDDLELEKLKLTYKGTEK